The proteins below are encoded in one region of Vibrio sp. ED004:
- a CDS encoding DUF3291 domain-containing protein gives MKLAQLNIALAKYPLDAPEIKEFVDNLELVNGIAESSEGFVWRLKDESGDATNIQAFDDPNMIVNMSVWDSVDSLKNFMFCTHHRDFMRRKGDWFQRLPEDTYVLWWIEEDHIPTLEEAIERLEHLREIGDTPYAFTFKTNFT, from the coding sequence ATGAAATTAGCTCAGTTAAATATCGCTCTGGCTAAATACCCGTTAGATGCGCCGGAAATCAAAGAGTTTGTCGATAACTTAGAGCTGGTTAACGGAATCGCAGAAAGCAGTGAAGGGTTCGTTTGGCGTCTGAAAGATGAATCTGGTGACGCCACCAACATCCAAGCTTTTGATGATCCTAATATGATTGTGAACATGTCGGTGTGGGATTCTGTGGATTCGTTAAAGAACTTCATGTTCTGCACACATCACCGTGATTTCATGCGCCGAAAGGGGGACTGGTTTCAGCGTTTACCTGAAGATACTTATGTTCTTTGGTGGATCGAAGAGGACCATATTCCTACACTCGAAGAAGCGATAGAGCGACTTGAACACCTCAGAGAAATCGGTGATACACCGTATGCCTTCACTTTTAAAACCAATTTTACATAG
- a CDS encoding DUF6434 domain-containing protein, whose amino-acid sequence MEKVDWHKNQIDDSTVITDSYKTTQNVRRYFKSKLGEEFKFDRDFMQWMNNATGLTMGDALQEWAKRNDIN is encoded by the coding sequence ATGGAAAAGGTTGATTGGCACAAGAATCAGATTGATGACAGTACCGTCATAACGGACAGCTACAAAACGACTCAAAACGTGCGTCGATATTTTAAGTCCAAGCTTGGCGAAGAGTTTAAATTTGACCGTGATTTTATGCAGTGGATGAACAATGCGACAGGATTGACTATGGGTGATGCCTTACAAGAGTGGGCGAAGCGTAACGATATAAATTAA
- a CDS encoding efflux RND transporter permease subunit, protein MNLADFAIKQRTFVLFFTVLSVIAGLYSYFDLGKLEDPSFTVKTAVVVTLYPGASAEEVEQQVTDTVETKLQEMANLNRLRSLSRPGMSMVFVDLKESLNSKELPQDWDLLRRKVSDMKMLLRAQHRSALCKTSFLKCMACFSLCTVKTLLLQNYVLMQKSYNVALKP, encoded by the coding sequence ATGAACTTAGCTGACTTTGCTATAAAGCAACGAACCTTCGTCCTATTCTTCACTGTGTTGAGTGTCATCGCTGGCCTGTACTCCTATTTTGACCTCGGTAAGCTCGAAGACCCTAGCTTCACAGTCAAAACGGCCGTTGTTGTTACGCTCTACCCCGGAGCCTCAGCCGAAGAAGTGGAACAACAGGTAACAGATACGGTAGAAACAAAGCTTCAAGAGATGGCGAACTTAAACCGCCTGCGCTCTTTGTCTCGTCCGGGCATGTCGATGGTATTTGTCGATTTGAAAGAGTCTTTGAATTCAAAAGAACTGCCACAAGATTGGGATTTACTGCGTCGTAAAGTATCAGACATGAAAATGCTGCTGCGAGCACAGCACAGATCAGCATTGTGCAAGACGAGTTTTCTGAAGTGTATGGCATGCTTTTCTCTGTGTACGGTGAAGACGCTTCTCCTTCAGAACTACGTACTTATGCAGAAGAGTTACAACGTCGCATTAAAACCGTAG
- a CDS encoding CsgG/HfaB family protein, with protein sequence MRIIIIILSFVLNIGCSSIEKNIVEKPYTENNVKFDSEIIYPEHSKPMNVTVYRFSDFSGQRKQGLLYQEASTAVPQGLDSMLMHSLSGLNDGKLYKVIDRTFLAQMLDERQLASVSVSPKSLGVLKVPSIVFTGGVIAYDHNNKQAAGGFFFNDFSLSSEYSVDTVTVSLRAVSVKTGEILLSSISKKTIISMSAGINSYKIFDDNLMQLEMGGSYNEPVSVATRLAIEQSILDITEKALELGWWNI encoded by the coding sequence ATGAGAATTATAATTATTATTTTATCTTTTGTTTTAAATATAGGGTGCTCTTCCATAGAAAAAAACATAGTCGAAAAACCATATACGGAAAATAATGTTAAATTTGATAGTGAAATTATCTATCCAGAACATTCTAAACCCATGAATGTAACTGTCTATCGTTTTTCCGACTTTTCAGGACAAAGAAAACAAGGCTTATTATATCAAGAAGCTTCTACTGCTGTTCCTCAAGGTCTTGATTCTATGTTAATGCACTCGCTTTCTGGGTTAAATGATGGGAAGCTTTATAAAGTTATTGACAGAACGTTTCTTGCCCAAATGTTAGATGAAAGACAATTAGCTTCGGTATCGGTCAGCCCAAAGAGTTTAGGAGTTTTGAAAGTACCAAGTATTGTATTCACTGGGGGAGTAATAGCTTATGACCACAATAACAAACAGGCTGCTGGTGGTTTTTTCTTTAATGATTTTTCGCTGTCTAGCGAGTATTCGGTAGACACCGTGACCGTATCTTTAAGAGCTGTATCAGTTAAAACAGGCGAGATATTACTCAGTAGTATCTCTAAGAAAACAATAATATCCATGTCTGCGGGAATAAACTCATACAAAATTTTCGATGACAATTTAATGCAATTAGAGATGGGAGGGTCATATAACGAACCAGTAAGTGTTGCAACTCGACTAGCAATCGAACAGTCTATTCTAGATATAACGGAGAAAGCGTTAGAACTAGGGTGGTGGAATATATGA
- a CDS encoding curli assembly protein CsgF produces the protein MKLPYIILIFSFGVNSAQVTYSLTNPVFGGYNPGFVNASKERISIVEKNKSQKERILKEIARQEASEDRNSPSKQLERTLVNYINSQVSEKIARSIFDDNQDSGSINVSDGLNLDYEKNGDILTINISGENGDQNIELSVPGIGD, from the coding sequence ATGAAATTACCATATATAATACTAATTTTTTCTTTTGGCGTTAACTCAGCACAAGTTACTTACAGCCTCACAAACCCAGTCTTTGGCGGTTACAACCCTGGTTTTGTAAACGCATCAAAAGAAAGAATATCAATTGTTGAAAAAAACAAATCACAAAAAGAAAGAATATTGAAAGAGATAGCAAGACAAGAAGCCAGCGAAGACAGAAATAGCCCTTCTAAACAATTAGAACGAACTCTTGTTAACTATATTAATTCTCAAGTTTCAGAAAAAATAGCACGTTCAATTTTCGATGATAACCAAGATAGCGGTAGTATAAATGTGTCAGATGGCTTAAACCTAGATTATGAAAAAAATGGTGATATTTTAACAATAAACATATCGGGTGAGAATGGAGACCAAAACATTGAACTATCAGTTCCAGGGATTGGAGATTAA
- a CDS encoding LysR family transcriptional regulator, translating into MKIEDLKLFTTVVELGSFTAAANALDLPRANVSRRINDLEKSLNIQLFFRTTRSLSVTKSGELYYNELLKALSALEKANHMASNLLEVPHGRVKIGLLPETGDIVQATLFKFQDLYPEIELDIRSISNGFIDMYRQGLDLAMHGGRLSDSNVVARKVMDLQRIFVASPEYIAKSGKPTTLEELSKFPFVCFRWPSGDVDKEWEISGQVVKVEPSIVSDSIGFVKGASARHRGIALLPQLMVRQELKEGSLINLFPDHTMQQEEAWLLYPQRKALSHASQLLIDFLLQELPNL; encoded by the coding sequence ATGAAAATCGAAGATCTTAAATTGTTCACCACCGTGGTTGAGCTGGGTAGCTTTACCGCTGCTGCGAATGCATTAGACCTGCCAAGAGCGAACGTTAGTCGCCGTATCAATGACTTAGAGAAGTCTTTAAACATTCAACTGTTCTTTCGTACTACACGCAGTTTGTCAGTCACTAAATCGGGGGAACTCTATTACAACGAGCTATTGAAAGCCTTAAGTGCACTTGAAAAGGCCAATCACATGGCTTCTAACTTGTTGGAAGTACCACATGGTCGAGTCAAGATAGGTTTGCTACCTGAAACCGGTGACATCGTTCAAGCTACCCTATTCAAATTCCAAGACCTTTACCCAGAGATTGAACTTGATATTCGCAGCATCAGTAACGGTTTTATCGACATGTATCGACAAGGGTTAGACCTTGCAATGCATGGCGGTCGTCTGAGTGACTCTAATGTTGTCGCGCGTAAGGTAATGGATTTGCAGCGTATTTTCGTTGCTAGCCCTGAATACATTGCTAAATCAGGTAAACCTACAACGCTTGAAGAGCTGTCTAAATTTCCGTTTGTCTGTTTCCGTTGGCCAAGTGGTGATGTTGATAAGGAATGGGAAATATCAGGCCAAGTTGTAAAGGTAGAACCGTCGATTGTTAGTGACAGTATCGGTTTTGTGAAAGGTGCGTCTGCCCGTCATCGAGGTATCGCGTTATTGCCTCAATTGATGGTGAGACAAGAACTTAAAGAAGGCTCACTGATCAATCTTTTCCCTGATCACACCATGCAACAAGAAGAAGCTTGGTTGTTGTATCCACAACGCAAAGCACTCAGCCACGCCAGCCAATTATTGA